One stretch of Candidatus Nitrosotenuis cloacae DNA includes these proteins:
- the serB gene encoding phosphoserine phosphatase SerB, whose protein sequence is MDRFSCKKQKKLLAIFDVEGVLFDAEYLPILAEKINKQDEIWAITKKGIQGLINWEDGLRTRVEALRGLSYETCKEVADELPIMTGAKETCRVLKAAGWKIMAVSGGFTIMTDRLKEELGLDYVYSNELLFKDGKLDGVNIHVTSDKAKSARVKIGEWKESKDDIVVTVDGANDLTLFDICGLGVAFRAQDIVKDKANVTIEEKNLTNLIPIINKKYNLNLELQTVA, encoded by the coding sequence ATTGATAGGTTTTCGTGCAAAAAACAGAAAAAATTGCTTGCCATTTTTGATGTGGAAGGAGTTCTATTTGATGCAGAATATCTGCCGATTCTTGCCGAAAAAATTAACAAGCAAGACGAAATCTGGGCAATCACCAAAAAAGGAATCCAGGGTTTGATAAACTGGGAGGATGGCTTGCGAACCCGAGTCGAGGCACTAAGGGGCCTAAGCTACGAAACCTGCAAGGAAGTAGCAGACGAATTACCAATCATGACCGGCGCAAAAGAGACATGCCGAGTGCTAAAGGCAGCCGGCTGGAAGATAATGGCAGTCTCTGGAGGATTTACAATAATGACTGACAGACTAAAAGAAGAGTTGGGATTGGACTATGTTTATTCTAACGAACTATTATTCAAGGACGGAAAACTGGACGGAGTCAACATCCATGTCACATCAGACAAGGCAAAGTCTGCCCGAGTCAAAATAGGTGAATGGAAGGAAAGCAAGGATGATATCGTGGTTACAGTGGATGGCGCAAATGATCTCACACTGTTTGATATTTGCGGACTGGGCGTTGCATTTAGAGCACAGGATATTGTAAAAGACAAGGCAAATGTCACCATAGAAGAAAAGAATCTTACCAACCTAATTCCAATTATCAACAAAAAGTATAAT
- the proS gene encoding proline--tRNA ligase, which produces MSKESPGITVSKNKDFSEWYTQVVLKAELADYAPVKGLIVLRPDGYAIWESIRETLDKKFKSTGHKNGFLPVLIPESLLAKESDHFAGFNPEVFWVTHSGENEIGDRLALRPTSETLAYSMYSKWIQSWRDLPLKINFWNTALRAEIKATKPFLRTSEFLWQEGHTVHATQEEAEKEVMDILEIYKKTVQEELAIPVITGKKSDKEKFVGAVYTTTMESIMPDGKALQMGTSHFLGQNFSKPFEVKYLDKNNAETFAWQTSWGVSWRLIGAMIMVHGDDKGLVLPPRVAPIQIVIVPIYYNDKDADRVNAEADKVEKMLKDKGLRVHVDRRDQLTPGFKYNEWEMRGVPLRIEIGPKDLDKNKVMYATRHIKQKLDLPMDKIESEIDHILEKIQSEMFEAAKKMLADKTTQTSEYSEFRVALEKGCFVDAGWCGKKECEEKIKEDTMADIRVIPFGAGNSGKCVYCKGSSITNAIFGRAY; this is translated from the coding sequence TTGAGCAAGGAAAGCCCAGGCATTACAGTATCAAAGAACAAGGATTTTTCGGAATGGTACACCCAAGTGGTACTAAAGGCAGAGCTTGCAGACTATGCGCCAGTCAAGGGACTCATTGTACTCAGGCCTGATGGCTATGCCATATGGGAGTCCATTAGGGAAACATTAGACAAGAAATTCAAATCCACTGGACACAAAAACGGATTCTTGCCAGTTTTGATTCCCGAGTCATTATTGGCAAAAGAATCAGACCACTTTGCAGGATTTAATCCGGAGGTATTCTGGGTAACGCATTCCGGTGAGAATGAAATCGGCGACAGACTAGCATTGCGTCCAACATCTGAAACCCTGGCATATTCAATGTATTCCAAATGGATTCAATCATGGAGGGACTTGCCACTAAAGATCAATTTCTGGAACACTGCACTGCGAGCCGAAATAAAGGCAACAAAACCATTTCTGAGAACATCCGAATTTTTATGGCAGGAGGGCCACACCGTCCACGCAACGCAAGAAGAGGCAGAAAAAGAGGTCATGGATATTTTAGAGATTTACAAAAAAACAGTACAAGAAGAGCTTGCCATTCCGGTTATTACCGGCAAAAAAAGCGACAAGGAAAAGTTTGTCGGAGCAGTCTACACCACGACAATGGAATCCATAATGCCTGATGGAAAGGCACTGCAAATGGGAACGTCACATTTTCTTGGACAAAACTTTTCAAAACCATTTGAGGTAAAGTATCTTGATAAAAATAATGCCGAGACGTTTGCATGGCAGACGTCCTGGGGCGTATCATGGAGACTGATTGGTGCAATGATCATGGTACATGGAGACGACAAGGGCTTGGTCTTGCCGCCAAGGGTTGCTCCAATCCAGATTGTGATAGTTCCGATTTACTATAATGACAAGGATGCTGACAGGGTAAACGCAGAGGCAGACAAGGTAGAGAAAATGCTCAAAGACAAGGGCTTGCGAGTTCATGTAGATAGGCGCGACCAGCTAACACCTGGCTTCAAGTATAATGAATGGGAGATGCGTGGCGTTCCACTACGAATAGAGATCGGACCTAAAGATTTGGATAAGAACAAGGTAATGTATGCAACGCGCCACATCAAGCAGAAACTAGACCTGCCAATGGACAAAATTGAATCCGAAATTGATCACATCTTGGAGAAAATCCAAAGTGAGATGTTTGAGGCTGCAAAGAAAATGCTTGCAGACAAGACAACCCAGACATCTGAATACTCTGAATTTAGAGTGGCATTAGAGAAGGGCTGCTTTGTTGATGCAGGATGGTGTGGTAAAAAGGAATGCGAGGAGAAAATAAAAGAGGACACGATGGCAGACATCCGAGTCATACCGTTTGGTGCTGGAAACTCGGGCAAGTGTGTTTATTGCAAAGGCTCTAGTATTACAAATGCGATATTTGGCCGTGCCTACTAA
- a CDS encoding DNA-binding protein: MLEESQKLKHTDEEGEKKLRDVIFVGTKPIMTYVTATLTQLSNQPFVTIKARGQRITQAVDVSQMIVKRMNTVGYIIKDVRIASDSLLSQDGKTRNVSTIEIDISKE, encoded by the coding sequence ATTTTAGAAGAATCGCAAAAACTAAAACACACAGACGAAGAAGGCGAAAAAAAGCTACGCGATGTGATATTTGTTGGAACAAAACCAATCATGACCTATGTTACCGCAACTCTGACTCAGCTTTCCAATCAACCATTTGTTACCATAAAGGCGCGTGGACAGAGAATCACGCAGGCAGTCGATGTGTCCCAAATGATAGTCAAGCGAATGAATACAGTAGGATACATCATCAAAGATGTCAGAATTGCATCTGATTCACTGCTATCTCAGGACGGAAAGACTCGAAACGTATCCACAATAGAAATTGATATTTCAAAGGAGTAA
- a CDS encoding carbon-nitrogen hydrolase family protein, whose translation MIKLGIGQTIQYQSNEQGITQVSKLLERLGKNEAQVVCLPEQYLPDNKIDDFEATLAPFAKIAKQYSMCVIPGAFYTKSGTKQTISAPVIDESGQFIGVQDKIHPFDYERDLIKPGTETKVFSAKSCKFGVIICYDMVFADVAESMVKKGAQVIFSPSRIVRHGIHPWHIYCQTRALENRVPILGANMQNSKFGGKSIIVDLVEDEGVILPRTKITIGEGIRLESFDLSKYDQSRKTRYSDHKKFS comes from the coding sequence ATGATCAAGCTAGGCATTGGCCAAACCATACAATACCAGTCCAATGAGCAGGGGATCACGCAGGTCTCAAAACTATTGGAGCGTCTAGGCAAAAATGAGGCTCAAGTGGTGTGCCTGCCTGAGCAATACCTGCCCGATAACAAAATCGATGATTTTGAGGCTACACTTGCACCCTTTGCAAAAATAGCAAAACAATACTCCATGTGCGTAATACCAGGCGCATTTTACACAAAATCAGGCACAAAGCAGACCATCTCAGCTCCTGTAATTGATGAATCTGGCCAATTCATTGGAGTGCAGGATAAAATTCACCCATTTGATTACGAGCGAGATTTGATAAAGCCGGGAACAGAGACAAAAGTCTTTTCTGCCAAGTCCTGCAAGTTTGGCGTAATAATCTGCTATGACATGGTGTTTGCAGATGTTGCCGAGTCCATGGTCAAAAAAGGCGCCCAAGTTATCTTCTCACCATCTCGAATAGTCAGACATGGAATACACCCATGGCATATTTACTGCCAGACTAGAGCGCTTGAAAACCGAGTACCAATACTTGGCGCAAACATGCAAAATTCCAAGTTTGGCGGAAAAAGTATCATTGTGGATTTGGTAGAAGATGAGGGAGTCATACTGCCAAGAACAAAGATCACCATAGGTGAGGGAATCAGACTAGAGTCATTTGATTTATCAAAGTATGATCAGTCCCGCAAAACCAGATATTCAGATCACAAAAAGTTTTCCTAG
- a CDS encoding ATP-binding cassette domain-containing protein, translating into MSEILQVESLKKYYTKKNFFGKEISLVRAVDGVSFGIEEGQTLVLAGESGSGKSTIAKLVLHSIPVDSGKIIFDSMEITDKKEDLKKIRMGIQMVYQDPYDSINPQMKIKDIISEPLEIHKIGNSKERAELVRQVLHEVKLEPANDIMEKYPHMLSGGQRQRIVLARALILKPKMIIADEPVSMLDVSIRAEILELMEGLRQKHHISFLYITHDLATARYFGQKIAILYHGKIVEIGPIEEVLFSPKHPHTQALINAISEPDPTNLTREKTIRTNY; encoded by the coding sequence TTGAGTGAAATCCTACAAGTAGAGAGTCTCAAAAAATATTACACAAAAAAGAATTTCTTTGGAAAAGAGATCTCGCTGGTAAGGGCAGTAGATGGTGTTTCTTTTGGAATAGAAGAAGGGCAGACATTGGTGCTGGCTGGGGAATCCGGTTCCGGCAAGTCCACGATTGCAAAACTGGTTTTGCATTCCATACCAGTAGATTCGGGCAAAATAATCTTTGATAGTATGGAAATTACTGATAAAAAAGAGGATCTCAAAAAAATCAGGATGGGCATACAGATGGTGTATCAGGACCCATATGACTCCATAAACCCGCAAATGAAAATCAAAGACATCATATCAGAGCCACTAGAGATTCACAAAATAGGCAACTCTAAAGAAAGAGCAGAATTGGTTCGCCAAGTCCTGCATGAAGTAAAGCTAGAACCAGCCAATGACATCATGGAAAAATACCCCCACATGTTGTCTGGCGGTCAAAGACAGAGAATTGTTCTTGCGCGTGCCCTGATACTAAAGCCAAAGATGATCATAGCTGATGAACCAGTTTCCATGCTGGATGTATCAATTCGCGCAGAAATCTTGGAATTAATGGAGGGCTTGAGGCAAAAACATCACATCTCGTTTTTGTACATAACACATGATCTGGCAACTGCTAGATACTTTGGGCAAAAAATTGCCATCCTATATCATGGAAAGATAGTAGAAATTGGACCAATTGAGGAAGTCTTGTTCTCACCAAAGCACCCCCATACCCAGGCACTAATCAATGCAATATCAGAGCCGGATCCTACCAATCTCACCAGAGAAAAGACGATTCGCACCAATTACTAG
- a CDS encoding proteasome assembly chaperone family protein yields the protein MLPKLWVKETKPISIDGGYIIDGFPSVGFTSAIASESLMHGNKYDLVGFVDSADFPTVSILKDGIPNYATRIYVNSDLKVGVFSSFLTVNEPYPRAIAKMMLLWAKKHKCSLIVSSSPMKLAEDDKKQIIAAGSTKEAREKIKQAGMLVLQNGTIPGIPGELLNQGMLHNQNVIVILINVDESGPDFSSSVDLCMAMSKILPGVSCDLNMMRKQAEVAEKQIKETEKETRVLRDSMYG from the coding sequence ATGCTGCCAAAGTTGTGGGTCAAGGAAACCAAGCCAATCAGCATAGATGGTGGCTATATCATTGATGGATTCCCATCGGTGGGATTCACCAGTGCCATTGCAAGTGAGTCCCTAATGCATGGCAACAAGTATGACTTGGTGGGCTTTGTGGATTCTGCTGATTTTCCTACCGTATCCATACTAAAGGACGGCATACCAAACTACGCCACTCGAATCTATGTAAATTCGGATCTAAAGGTCGGAGTTTTTTCCTCATTTCTAACTGTAAATGAGCCATATCCTAGGGCAATTGCAAAGATGATGCTTCTTTGGGCAAAAAAACACAAGTGCTCTCTGATAGTCAGCTCATCCCCAATGAAATTAGCAGAAGATGACAAAAAGCAAATCATTGCAGCCGGCAGCACAAAAGAAGCTCGCGAGAAAATAAAACAAGCTGGCATGTTGGTCTTGCAAAACGGAACCATACCAGGCATACCAGGAGAATTACTAAACCAAGGAATGCTGCACAATCAAAATGTGATAGTCATTTTGATTAATGTGGACGAGTCAGGTCCGGACTTTAGCTCAAGTGTGGACTTGTGCATGGCAATGTCAAAAATATTGCCTGGTGTTTCCTGTGATCTTAACATGATGAGAAAGCAAGCCGAGGTGGCCGAAAAACAGATCAAGGAAACCGAAAAGGAAACAAGGGTACTCCGCGACTCGATGTACGGCTAG
- a CDS encoding chromosome segregation SMC family protein: MVHIKKVEIFGFKSFGFTNTTVNFEPGLVSISGPNGSGKSNILDAIIFALGENKPKIMRVDKLRSLIHDIEGNRRGTKMARVSLHFDNSDRKIPVDSNAVVITREMAEDGENVYYLNQKQTNRNQILDLLEVANASLNQLNAVQQGTVTRISEFTAEEKRTVIEDLIGLAYFDEKKSESIKQLEDADRRLEIALARMDEIKKRIDELEVERNQKLRHEFIHFELGRLHAISASNKMKAIQTEKISKERSMHSLVSESKKLDEERISLKKEISELESQKFTFMAEANAYNQAKATIDTELSAAMQVYESANTETITKSRRVEQINSRLPQITSDLEQLHQARLLIESQTAEQRGTLSKIRDDKNQIYEQIKSVESELSVVYKQQSQVISQRKEIDGKIQGLTQKLNHAKVEFAKLESEINDSKSKIESNTKRLLEIIEESSKLHTFKSRLESILTNHKDAISELRGRIAEQTGRHGKIEHDMDELNIILEKAAKAAAQYDAKIKIVKSIMHEDYTIANLKEHREELGIEGLSYEMMSWDKEYERAILAAGSDWIKAFVVKDFGTLLSLAEVARAKKLPKLKIIPLEAIPKFSLTVPNDSDVLGVLSDYVRCDARYAPLATFLFGNVLLVKTQDAALRLSKSGYKTVTIDGEFFEAKATAVIIDINSKISKVTKIISMSTSVEGLNQSISLLRKYVLKKRLSIKKVDGIIQNYRERLSISETGLANADASYSDLKLKISTIDRTKSQLESRISQLNKHIEKITMEHAKEESLIASLDERITLMHENYADGENHRIASELNRLNEKRSALMASQSSIINDLREKESQLATLSAQELGEKTKMQNLREEQSSLNHEKHEIESRLNQLAKDKEQANENLIKLREKEQNLIATSGTSISKLQEFDDRLSQLNEQERLVTREINALERQSDSLSRDIRDIIENEVKIHKVLEKYGYQEITETFEVDTMLAPLESEVNALASKLNATAPQTFVEISTGYRSMSDRKNELEEERNAIVRFIEEIDRDKRQTFLEAFDRVDKEIREAFHTMTGGEAWLELQNEDDIFNSGISYLIQFPNKPKRESTSISGGEKTLAAIVFVLALQKLKPSVFYLFDEVDAHLDAPNSEKLAKIIEQRSEGNQFIMVSLKDSVVQKAKLIYGVFPKNGVSHVVTYKDKRMPSITG; this comes from the coding sequence TTGGTCCATATCAAAAAAGTCGAGATCTTTGGATTCAAGTCGTTTGGATTTACAAATACTACGGTAAATTTTGAGCCAGGATTGGTTTCAATATCTGGACCGAACGGATCCGGCAAGAGCAACATTTTGGATGCGATCATTTTTGCACTGGGTGAGAACAAGCCAAAAATAATGAGGGTTGACAAGCTTCGTTCTCTGATCCACGACATAGAAGGAAACAGACGTGGAACAAAGATGGCTCGCGTTTCATTACACTTTGATAATTCTGATAGAAAGATTCCAGTTGACTCCAATGCCGTTGTGATAACCCGCGAGATGGCAGAGGATGGTGAAAATGTTTACTATCTAAACCAAAAGCAGACAAACCGAAACCAAATCCTGGATTTACTCGAAGTTGCAAATGCCAGCCTGAACCAGCTAAACGCAGTCCAGCAGGGAACAGTTACTAGGATTTCCGAGTTTACTGCAGAAGAAAAAAGAACCGTAATTGAGGACTTGATCGGATTAGCATATTTCGATGAGAAAAAATCCGAGTCCATAAAGCAGCTAGAGGATGCGGATAGGAGACTGGAAATTGCGCTGGCAAGAATGGATGAAATAAAAAAGAGAATCGATGAGCTGGAAGTAGAGCGCAACCAAAAACTCAGGCACGAATTTATCCATTTTGAGCTGGGACGATTGCATGCCATTTCTGCTTCCAATAAGATGAAGGCAATCCAGACAGAAAAGATATCAAAAGAGCGCTCTATGCACTCGCTAGTTTCAGAATCAAAAAAGCTAGACGAGGAGCGAATATCACTAAAAAAAGAGATCTCGGAGCTGGAATCTCAAAAATTCACATTCATGGCAGAGGCAAATGCCTACAACCAGGCAAAGGCAACCATCGACACCGAATTGTCTGCTGCAATGCAGGTGTATGAATCTGCAAATACTGAAACCATAACCAAATCAAGGCGGGTCGAACAAATCAATTCACGACTGCCGCAAATCACATCTGATCTGGAACAACTACACCAAGCCCGACTGCTAATCGAATCTCAGACTGCAGAGCAGCGCGGAACCCTATCCAAAATTCGAGATGACAAAAACCAGATCTATGAGCAGATAAAATCAGTAGAATCGGAATTATCTGTCGTATACAAACAGCAATCACAGGTCATATCTCAGAGAAAGGAAATTGATGGAAAAATTCAGGGGCTGACACAAAAGCTAAACCACGCCAAAGTGGAATTTGCAAAACTGGAATCCGAAATTAATGATTCAAAATCAAAAATCGAATCCAACACAAAACGACTGTTGGAAATCATAGAAGAATCATCCAAGCTTCACACATTCAAGTCAAGATTAGAATCGATCCTCACAAATCACAAAGATGCAATATCAGAATTGCGCGGAAGAATTGCAGAGCAGACAGGCCGACATGGAAAAATAGAGCATGACATGGATGAGCTGAATATCATACTAGAAAAGGCCGCAAAGGCAGCTGCTCAGTATGATGCGAAAATCAAAATTGTAAAAAGTATCATGCACGAAGATTACACCATAGCAAATCTCAAAGAGCACCGAGAGGAGCTTGGAATAGAAGGACTATCATATGAGATGATGTCGTGGGACAAGGAATACGAGCGAGCAATTCTGGCTGCAGGCTCGGACTGGATTAAGGCATTTGTGGTAAAAGACTTTGGAACCTTGTTGAGTCTGGCTGAAGTTGCACGCGCAAAAAAACTTCCAAAACTAAAGATAATTCCATTAGAGGCAATACCAAAATTCTCACTAACCGTACCAAACGACTCGGATGTTCTGGGGGTTTTGTCAGACTATGTCCGATGTGATGCTCGATATGCACCGCTTGCTACTTTTCTGTTTGGCAATGTCTTGTTGGTAAAAACCCAAGATGCCGCACTCCGACTATCAAAGTCAGGCTACAAGACTGTCACCATCGATGGCGAGTTCTTTGAGGCAAAGGCGACTGCCGTAATAATTGATATCAACTCAAAAATCTCCAAGGTCACAAAAATCATATCAATGAGCACCTCAGTTGAGGGCCTCAACCAGTCCATCTCACTGCTCAGAAAATACGTTCTCAAAAAGAGACTCTCCATCAAAAAAGTTGATGGAATCATACAAAACTATAGGGAACGCCTATCAATATCCGAGACTGGCCTTGCAAACGCTGATGCCAGCTATTCCGATCTGAAACTAAAGATCTCTACAATCGACAGAACAAAATCGCAACTGGAATCTAGAATTTCCCAACTAAACAAGCACATTGAAAAAATCACAATGGAACACGCAAAGGAAGAATCTCTTATTGCATCACTGGATGAGCGAATCACACTAATGCATGAAAACTATGCAGATGGAGAAAACCATCGCATAGCATCAGAATTAAACCGATTAAACGAGAAACGCTCCGCACTAATGGCAAGCCAGTCTTCCATAATCAATGATCTGAGGGAAAAAGAATCCCAGCTTGCCACTTTGTCTGCGCAGGAATTGGGCGAGAAGACCAAAATGCAAAACCTCCGAGAGGAGCAATCCTCACTGAATCATGAAAAACACGAGATCGAATCTAGACTAAACCAGCTGGCAAAAGACAAAGAGCAAGCAAATGAAAATCTAATAAAACTAAGAGAAAAAGAACAGAATCTAATTGCCACATCCGGCACCTCTATATCAAAACTACAAGAGTTTGATGATCGACTATCACAGCTAAACGAGCAAGAACGATTAGTGACACGCGAGATTAACGCACTGGAGCGTCAATCGGATTCACTGTCGCGCGACATTCGAGATATTATAGAAAATGAGGTAAAAATCCACAAGGTCCTAGAAAAGTATGGCTATCAGGAAATAACCGAGACATTTGAGGTCGATACCATGCTTGCTCCACTGGAATCCGAAGTAAACGCACTGGCATCCAAGCTAAACGCGACTGCTCCTCAAACTTTTGTGGAAATATCAACTGGGTATCGCTCAATGTCGGACAGAAAGAACGAACTGGAAGAGGAGCGAAATGCCATTGTAAGATTCATTGAGGAAATTGACAGGGACAAGCGCCAGACATTCTTGGAGGCATTTGATAGAGTGGATAAAGAGATTCGCGAGGCATTCCACACAATGACTGGCGGTGAGGCCTGGTTGGAGCTGCAAAACGAAGACGATATTTTCAATTCTGGTATATCCTATCTGATCCAGTTCCCAAACAAGCCAAAAAGAGAGTCCACCTCGATATCTGGTGGGGAAAAGACACTTGCGGCAATCGTATTTGTGTTGGCCCTGCAAAAGCTGAAACCATCCGTGTTCTATCTGTTTGATGAGGTTGATGCACACTTGGATGCTCCAAACTCGGAAAAGCTGGCAAAAATCATTGAGCAACGCTCTGAAGGAAACCAGTTCATCATGGTGTCATTGAAGGATTCTGTTGTGCAAAAGGCCAAACTCATCTATGGTGTCTTTCCAAAGAATGGTGTCTCACATGTTGTGACATACAAGGACAAGCGCATGCCGTCCATTACGGGCTAG
- a CDS encoding LysE family transporter, with protein MEEFFAFFAAVIIVSASGVMAPGPLFASTIASGAKQRLAGLKIAIGHTIIELPLVLGIGLGVLSLEEFPQFRTIIAVLGAASIFGFAILQIRSTMHGTPIKNARYGPYLTGILLTGLNPFFLVWWLSIGIKLISDAMVFWSVWGILIMFVIHIWMDFVWLGFVSMISSKGTKLLSAKSYKIFMLGINGAMIYFGVSFLFDVL; from the coding sequence ATGGAAGAATTTTTTGCGTTTTTTGCAGCAGTGATTATAGTTTCAGCATCAGGCGTTATGGCGCCAGGCCCATTATTTGCCTCAACCATAGCAAGCGGCGCAAAACAAAGGCTAGCTGGACTCAAGATTGCCATTGGTCACACCATAATAGAATTGCCACTCGTACTTGGAATAGGCCTTGGCGTATTATCGCTGGAGGAATTCCCCCAGTTTCGAACCATAATTGCAGTACTTGGGGCTGCAAGTATTTTCGGGTTTGCTATATTGCAAATTCGCTCCACCATGCATGGCACGCCCATAAAGAACGCACGGTATGGCCCATATCTTACCGGAATATTGCTAACAGGACTGAACCCGTTCTTTTTGGTTTGGTGGCTAAGCATTGGAATCAAGCTGATATCAGACGCAATGGTATTCTGGTCGGTTTGGGGAATTTTGATAATGTTTGTAATTCATATCTGGATGGACTTTGTCTGGCTTGGGTTTGTTTCTATGATATCATCTAAAGGAACCAAACTTCTTTCCGCAAAATCCTACAAAATATTCATGCTTGGAATTAATGGTGCTATGATCTACTTTGGAGTATCGTTTTTGTTTGATGTGCTCTAG
- the dinB gene encoding DNA polymerase IV, whose protein sequence is MRIIFHIDFDYFFAQCEEIRNHTLKTKPVCVCIFSDRGGDSGAIATSNYIARKYGVKSGMPIKFAKARLKDIPESAFLPADFPYYSEISQKAMEIMKNYADIFEYVGRDEAYLDVTKRTEVKFSNATHLAQQLKNQIRTEIKMTCTVGISGNKLVSKIASGFKKPDGLTVVEPENVETFLGQLKVGDIPGIGKVTEEKFAEMNLRTIADLRKLDIFTLNKMFGRKISSYMYNAARGIDDDPVAERADTIQYSRIVTLKQDSKDFGFLSEAIDEICSDLHQTILKHKKMFRTVTIQFVQSDLTNKTKSKTLRNPTSSLDELKKASIILLQEALVDQTNNVRRLGVKVSELSDMEGQSSITNFF, encoded by the coding sequence TTGAGGATAATATTCCATATCGATTTTGACTATTTTTTTGCCCAGTGTGAAGAGATTCGAAATCACACCCTAAAGACAAAGCCAGTATGCGTTTGCATATTCTCAGACAGAGGAGGCGATAGCGGAGCAATAGCTACTTCCAACTATATTGCAAGAAAATATGGTGTCAAATCTGGCATGCCAATAAAATTTGCCAAGGCACGACTCAAAGATATTCCAGAATCGGCGTTCTTGCCGGCAGACTTTCCATATTATTCCGAGATATCGCAAAAGGCAATGGAGATTATGAAAAACTACGCAGACATATTCGAGTATGTGGGAAGAGATGAGGCATACTTGGATGTCACAAAGAGAACAGAAGTCAAGTTTTCAAATGCCACACATTTGGCACAGCAGCTAAAAAACCAGATTCGTACCGAGATAAAGATGACATGTACCGTTGGCATATCTGGCAACAAACTGGTATCAAAGATTGCATCCGGATTCAAAAAACCAGACGGGTTGACCGTGGTCGAGCCGGAAAATGTCGAGACATTTCTTGGCCAATTAAAGGTAGGCGATATTCCCGGAATAGGCAAGGTAACTGAGGAAAAGTTTGCAGAGATGAATCTCAGGACAATTGCAGATCTTAGAAAACTAGACATTTTTACTCTGAACAAAATGTTTGGCAGAAAAATATCATCATACATGTACAATGCTGCCCGTGGAATTGATGACGATCCAGTAGCCGAGCGCGCAGACACCATACAATATTCTAGAATCGTAACACTCAAGCAGGATTCCAAAGACTTTGGATTTTTATCAGAAGCAATTGATGAGATTTGCTCTGACTTACACCAAACCATACTAAAGCACAAAAAAATGTTCAGAACAGTTACAATCCAGTTTGTCCAATCTGATCTTACCAACAAGACAAAATCAAAGACGCTCAGAAACCCCACTTCCAGTCTGGATGAACTAAAAAAAGCATCCATCATACTGCTCCAAGAAGCATTGGTTGATCAGACAAACAATGTTCGAAGGCTTGGCGTCAAGGTATCGGAATTATCAGACATGGAAGGACAAAGCTCGATTACGAACTTCTTTTAG